One genomic window of Haliotis asinina isolate JCU_RB_2024 chromosome 4, JCU_Hal_asi_v2, whole genome shotgun sequence includes the following:
- the LOC137281181 gene encoding uncharacterized protein, producing MDTTHLTGSRSKTKRRHIDADIATSSDEESVQNVDSWPRFLVVEGVNGEPLKINPFVVSKSIEGICGTVRNVTRLRSGSLLVECTRRQQSQNLLKAHRFANTEIVVSVHKTLNSCRGIVRDRAKCLSDMSEEEIVTELKPQGVSSVKRFTRKDGDSIVNTYTYLFTFALTKTPSSIKAGYFNIGVDTYIPNPLRCFKCQRFGHGAKSCRNNQVCSRCSKQNDSTDCTDEIKCANGSGPHMSSSKSCPSFVTQTQILKLKYTNDISFAEAKKLVTNASTNSSPSRSYSDAVSSTPITSDTGCQTAISWVSTDQKLLYPIDTADTITSSALQTDSVPDPVIASGSITEEKTNRILTAKERKLQRKKEARSLKHIQDLSTSTSPLEVHNVFEPLAIEVNPSLPMQHRGKSNCSRSPVKPP from the coding sequence ATGGACACCACACATTTGACTGGTTCTCGTTCTAAAACGAAAAGACGTCACATTGACGCTGATATAGCAACATCTTCTGATGAAGaatctgttcaaaatgttgattcttggccacgttttcttgtcgtTGAAGGAGTTAATGGTGAACCCCTTAAAATCAATCCCTTTGTGGTTTCGAAATCTATTGAAGGAATCTGTGGTACAGTAAGAAATGTCACTCGTCTCCGCTCCGGTTCCCTGCTTGTGGAGTGTACAAGAAGACAGCAGTCTCAAAATCTCTTAAAGGCACATCGTTTTGCAAACACTGAGATTGTTGTGTCGGTGCATAAAACTCTCAACTCATGTCGAGGCATTGTCCGCGATCGTGCTAAGTGTCTCTCAGACATGTCCGAAGAAGAAATTGTCACAGAACTGAAGCCCCAAGGTGTATCATCAGTGAAACGATTTACAAGGAAAGATGGTGACAGCATTGTTAATACCTACACGTACTTGTTTACCTTTGCCCTCACGAAGACTCCTTCATCGATTAAAGCTGGGTATTTCAACATTGGAGTTGATACATATATTCCTAACCCCCTtcgatgctttaaatgtcagcgGTTCGGACATGGAGCTAAATCTTGTCGGAATAACCAAGTTTGCTCCCGTTGCAGTAAACAGAACGACAGCACTGACTGCACAGATGAAATCAAGTGTGCAAATGGCAGTGGTCCTCACATGTCCTCATCCAAATCTTGTCCTTCTTTcgtcacacaaacacaaatattgaaattaaaatACACCAATGACATTTCATTCGCTGAGGCAAAAAAGTTGGTAACAAATGCATCAACAAATTCCTCTCCTTCACGATCGTATTCCGACGCAGTTTCCTCTACTCCTATCACATCTGATACTGGCTGTCAAACTGCTATTAGCTGGGTGTCTACCGACCAAAAACTGCTGTACCCAATCGATACTGCAGATACCATCACTTCATCAGCTTTGCAGACAGACTCTGTTCCTGACCCGGTGATTGCGTCCGGCAGTATAACTGAAGAGAAAACAAATAGAATTCTAACTGCAAAAGAACGAAAATTACAACGGAAAAAAGAAGCAAGGTCCCTTAAACATATTCAGGACCTGTCTACGTCAACATCCCCTCTGGAGGTTCATAATGTCTTTGAACCTCTAGCCATAGAAGTCAATCCATCGCTGCCCATGCAGCATAGGGGAAAATCTAACTGCTCACGATCTCCAGTTAAGCCGCCATGA